A DNA window from Thermosynechococcaceae cyanobacterium Okahandja contains the following coding sequences:
- a CDS encoding class I SAM-dependent methyltransferase, whose translation MAADADLEKVRRQFDYGPYPRIAVDKSPKDDPNILFIHDLVTAFYLRDRRVSETQGKRILDAGCGTGYKSLVLAIANPGADIVGIDLSPESVKLAVERLKFHNIENVSFEARSILELPEWGEQFDYINCDEVLYLLPDPVAGLQALKSVLKPDGILRANLHSAFQRFPFYRAQSLFKLMGLMDGNPEEMEMEIVREIMGELKEGVDLRARAWNPRYSEANNVTNETLLANHLLVGDKGSTIPEMFDYLAAAELEFISMVNWRQWNLLDLFKDPENLPTFLALSLPDVPLPVQLEMYELLHPVHRLLDFWCGHAGSRPEITPLEEWTSDQWQQATIHLHPQLRTPDIREKWTTYLRDRLIVDLGTFISAASPSSVYVDPLGLATLLPLFDQPLPFPALCDRYRQLAPLDPVTLEPLEAATAQQQLQALLTRLETGLFVLVSTP comes from the coding sequence ATGGCTGCTGACGCTGATCTTGAGAAGGTGCGCCGCCAGTTTGACTATGGTCCCTATCCTCGCATTGCGGTGGATAAATCCCCCAAAGATGACCCGAATATCCTGTTTATCCACGATTTGGTGACGGCGTTTTATTTAAGGGATCGGCGGGTGAGTGAGACCCAAGGTAAGCGGATTCTGGATGCAGGCTGTGGCACGGGCTACAAGTCCCTCGTCTTGGCGATCGCCAACCCCGGGGCGGACATTGTTGGCATTGATCTATCGCCGGAATCCGTCAAGTTGGCGGTAGAGCGACTCAAATTCCACAACATTGAGAATGTCTCCTTTGAAGCCCGCTCAATTTTGGAGTTACCGGAGTGGGGGGAGCAGTTTGACTATATTAACTGCGATGAGGTGCTCTACCTGCTGCCGGATCCGGTGGCCGGTTTGCAGGCCCTCAAGAGTGTCCTCAAGCCAGACGGCATTTTACGGGCGAACTTACACAGTGCCTTCCAACGCTTTCCCTTTTATCGCGCCCAAAGCCTCTTTAAGTTAATGGGACTCATGGATGGCAACCCCGAAGAAATGGAAATGGAAATTGTCCGCGAGATCATGGGGGAACTGAAGGAGGGCGTGGATCTGCGGGCGCGGGCATGGAACCCCCGCTACAGTGAGGCCAACAATGTAACGAATGAAACGCTGCTGGCCAACCACTTACTAGTGGGGGACAAGGGCAGCACCATTCCCGAGATGTTTGATTACCTCGCGGCGGCAGAACTGGAGTTCATTTCAATGGTGAACTGGCGGCAGTGGAACCTGCTGGACCTGTTTAAGGATCCGGAGAATTTACCCACGTTTCTGGCCCTGAGCTTGCCGGATGTGCCCTTGCCCGTGCAACTGGAAATGTACGAACTGCTGCACCCGGTGCATCGGCTGCTGGATTTTTGGTGTGGCCATGCAGGCAGCCGCCCTGAGATCACGCCCCTTGAGGAGTGGACGAGCGATCAGTGGCAGCAGGCAACGATCCACCTACACCCCCAGTTACGAACACCGGACATTCGCGAGAAATGGACGACCTACCTCAGGGATCGCCTGATTGTGGATTTAGGCACGTTCATCAGTGCTGCCAGTCCCAGTTCGGTCTATGTGGATCCGCTGGGGTTGGCCACGCTGCTGCCCCTTTTTGATCAGCCTTTACCCTTTCCGGCGTTGTGCGATCGCTACCGCCAACTTGCGCCCCTCGATCCGGTCACCCTTGAACCGCTGGAGGCCGCCACCGCCCAGCAGCAACTCCAAGCGTTACTCACCCGCCTAGAAACCGGCCTGTTTGTTCTAGTAAGCACCCCCTAG
- a CDS encoding ATP-dependent Clp protease proteolytic subunit: protein MPGEPYTQWIDIYNRLYRERIIFLGKEVDDEIANQIVAVMLYLDSEDPGKDIMLYINSPGGSVTAGMAIYDTMQHIKSDVVTICVGLAASMGSFLLAAGAKGKRLALPHSRIMIHQPSGGTRGQATDIEIEAREILRVRRQLNELYAYHTGQPLEKIERDMDRDYFMSAEEAKAYGLIDRVIEERPN from the coding sequence ATGCCTGGGGAACCCTACACCCAGTGGATTGACATCTATAACCGCCTCTACCGGGAGCGGATTATTTTCCTAGGCAAGGAAGTGGATGACGAGATTGCCAACCAGATTGTGGCGGTCATGCTCTACCTTGACTCTGAAGATCCGGGCAAAGATATTATGCTCTACATTAACTCGCCCGGGGGGTCGGTCACCGCGGGCATGGCCATTTACGACACCATGCAGCACATCAAGTCGGATGTGGTCACCATCTGCGTGGGTCTTGCCGCCTCGATGGGATCATTCCTGCTGGCGGCGGGGGCCAAAGGCAAGCGGTTGGCACTGCCCCACTCGCGGATTATGATTCACCAGCCCTCGGGAGGAACGCGCGGTCAGGCCACGGATATTGAAATTGAAGCGCGGGAAATTTTACGGGTGCGGCGGCAGTTAAACGAACTGTATGCCTACCACACCGGTCAACCCCTTGAAAAAATTGAGCGGGATATGGATCGGGATTATTTCATGTCCGCTGAAGAGGCGAAGGCCTACGGCCTCATTGATCGCGTCATTGAGGAGCGCCCCAACTAA
- a CDS encoding PAS domain S-box protein has product MNRSDPSLAQILERLPHPVLAADRKGVVTFANAAAESLVGQLGCGMVGLPLDTLLPAPFQVSQGRIDRALQAQVPEQWDCYDPTDQRWWQANLTPDPTGVTLILTDITERQRSRVLQQAQVSELEKWWERFRTLTNLGQQLFWECYGDRCQWSGDSQRVLGCNLSELPLTLQGWQARLHPEDQPAFAEAIALSQSRATCVMVSYRVQHAKGHYVWVCDRREFNPALEGVSGVAVITSIHDTKEQELRLRESEQRYRNLVEHLPAILYRCGNDEHWTMEYLSPNFSTLAGYPHTELIHNRIRSYNSITHPEDRDRVNRIIHQGLAQGQPFHVGYRILHADGSIRWVHEYGQGVYDATGQAIALEGILVDETERIVAEQALQQSEYRWRAVFENAQVGIVVTSPADGYRLTYCNPAFCKFLGYSAPELAQLTAHDLTFAEDWPEEATLINECQLGLRHTYQIVKRYRHKHGHTVWGSLTLSCVRDPEGQPQLLIALIADITTERQLLLSLERERSRYEQLVDNCPVLIVTLTPAKTLLTSNWAGLDTLAMAQVTPGMHYGGLLHPQESPERVDALIERVLHGETISGEELLLCGKDEHPRYMLSHLFPLMDDEEQITGCVLVGTDISDRKRVLAELDEREAQYRSVFESVAEGLVIYDAHQEQVIEVNAALCAMHGYSRSEMLQLRPEQFVHPDNYPMVADFLQTVRQKEPWRGVSKHLCKDGRVIDVDIFATPLLYKGKQHILCVVRDITQLNQIEAARAAAVQDLQQREALLQHLIADLDVGVMLISADLRVQIVNAKGCALLGTEAADVLGQAIVEWSWDALHADGSPMPPAQFPLMQAIQEKRRIQNQVMGILNRCTQERVWLQVTADPQFTPEGTIEQVILTFSDISDRKRQEDTLQQQAQQQRTLNQLIQDIRDSAELETVLQTAVQDVSRLLHSDRAVIVRYHPEQDHWVHLVEHLEHPDLKSVIGLVIPDRGNPIADILRQGQIAEPPAVVDPQDQINRNIVEQFSGGWLICPIKVNDQIWGAFSLQRLNNRHGWTHDEKELARTLAEQLAVAIEQSELYSHLQTMNAELSRLATIDGLTQIANRRYFDQYLEQQWQLAQREQTVIALILTDVDFFKDFNDYYGHQVGDDCLIAIAHTLTQAARRPTDLVARYGGEEFALILPNTNLPGSIRIAERIQHLVYHLHIPHAASGVGDRITLSLGVVALQPTVGQPATELIRLADEQLYQAKARGRNIYCCYPEYHS; this is encoded by the coding sequence ATGAATCGCTCTGATCCTTCTCTTGCGCAGATTTTGGAACGGCTGCCCCATCCGGTGTTGGCGGCGGATCGCAAGGGAGTGGTCACGTTTGCCAATGCCGCCGCAGAATCGTTGGTGGGGCAACTGGGCTGTGGCATGGTGGGGCTACCGCTGGATACGCTCTTACCCGCGCCGTTTCAGGTGTCTCAGGGGCGTATTGACCGAGCGCTTCAGGCTCAGGTGCCGGAGCAGTGGGACTGCTATGACCCCACCGATCAACGCTGGTGGCAGGCCAACCTCACGCCAGACCCCACGGGCGTGACGTTGATCTTGACAGATATTACTGAGCGCCAACGTAGCCGCGTTCTCCAACAGGCCCAAGTCAGTGAACTGGAAAAGTGGTGGGAGCGCTTTCGTACCCTAACCAACCTAGGCCAACAGTTATTTTGGGAGTGCTATGGCGATCGCTGCCAGTGGAGTGGTGACAGTCAGCGGGTTCTTGGCTGCAATCTTAGCGAACTGCCCCTGACCCTACAGGGCTGGCAGGCACGTTTGCACCCTGAGGATCAGCCCGCCTTTGCCGAGGCGATCGCCCTCAGCCAGTCTCGGGCTACCTGCGTTATGGTCAGCTATCGGGTTCAACACGCTAAGGGGCACTACGTGTGGGTGTGCGATCGCCGCGAATTTAACCCAGCGTTAGAGGGGGTATCAGGGGTGGCGGTCATCACCAGTATTCACGACACGAAGGAGCAGGAACTCCGGCTGCGGGAAAGTGAGCAACGCTATCGCAACTTGGTGGAGCATCTGCCAGCCATTCTCTACCGCTGCGGCAACGATGAGCACTGGACAATGGAGTACCTCAGCCCCAACTTTAGTACCTTAGCGGGCTACCCCCACACCGAGTTAATCCACAACCGCATTCGCAGTTATAACAGCATTACCCATCCCGAGGATCGCGATCGCGTCAACCGGATCATTCATCAGGGCTTAGCACAGGGGCAGCCCTTTCATGTGGGCTACCGCATTCTCCATGCCGATGGCTCCATTCGTTGGGTACACGAGTATGGTCAGGGGGTGTATGATGCCACAGGTCAGGCGATCGCCCTCGAAGGCATCCTAGTCGATGAAACCGAGCGCATCGTTGCCGAACAGGCACTCCAGCAGAGCGAATATCGGTGGCGCGCCGTCTTTGAAAATGCCCAAGTGGGCATCGTCGTCACCAGTCCTGCCGATGGCTACCGCCTCACCTATTGCAACCCCGCCTTCTGTAAATTTTTAGGTTACAGCGCCCCGGAATTAGCGCAACTGACCGCCCACGATCTTACCTTTGCCGAGGACTGGCCCGAAGAAGCCACCCTCATTAACGAGTGTCAACTGGGGCTGCGCCACACCTACCAAATTGTGAAGCGCTACCGGCATAAGCACGGCCACACCGTTTGGGGAAGCCTGACCCTCTCCTGTGTGCGGGATCCCGAAGGCCAACCCCAGTTGCTCATTGCCCTCATTGCCGACATTACCACTGAACGCCAGCTACTACTGTCGCTGGAGCGGGAGCGGAGCCGCTACGAACAACTCGTGGATAACTGCCCGGTTCTCATTGTTACCCTCACCCCCGCCAAAACCCTGCTGACCAGTAATTGGGCGGGCTTAGATACCTTGGCGATGGCTCAAGTGACCCCCGGAATGCACTATGGCGGGTTACTCCATCCACAGGAGTCCCCAGAGCGGGTTGACGCGTTGATTGAGCGGGTGCTGCACGGAGAAACCATCAGCGGCGAAGAACTGCTGCTGTGCGGCAAGGATGAGCATCCCCGCTATATGCTCTCCCACCTGTTTCCGCTCATGGATGACGAGGAGCAAATTACAGGCTGCGTGTTGGTGGGCACCGATATTAGCGATCGCAAACGAGTCCTAGCCGAACTGGATGAGCGGGAAGCCCAGTACCGCAGCGTCTTTGAATCGGTGGCAGAGGGGCTGGTCATTTACGATGCCCACCAAGAGCAAGTGATTGAGGTGAATGCCGCCCTCTGCGCCATGCACGGCTACAGCCGCAGTGAAATGTTACAACTGCGCCCAGAGCAGTTTGTCCATCCTGACAACTATCCAATGGTGGCGGACTTTCTCCAGACGGTTCGCCAAAAAGAGCCATGGCGGGGGGTCTCCAAGCATCTGTGTAAAGATGGTCGCGTCATTGACGTGGATATTTTTGCCACGCCGCTCCTCTATAAAGGCAAACAGCATATCCTGTGTGTGGTGCGCGATATTACCCAACTGAACCAAATAGAAGCAGCGCGGGCCGCCGCCGTACAGGACCTCCAGCAGCGAGAAGCGCTGTTGCAGCATTTAATTGCGGATTTGGATGTTGGCGTTATGCTCATTAGCGCAGATCTGCGGGTGCAGATTGTCAACGCCAAAGGCTGCGCCCTGCTGGGTACAGAAGCCGCCGATGTCCTTGGGCAGGCCATTGTCGAGTGGTCGTGGGATGCCCTCCACGCCGACGGCAGCCCCATGCCCCCCGCTCAATTTCCCCTGATGCAGGCAATTCAGGAGAAACGCCGCATCCAAAATCAGGTCATGGGCATTCTCAATCGGTGCACCCAAGAACGGGTTTGGCTCCAGGTGACAGCGGATCCGCAGTTTACGCCGGAGGGCACGATTGAGCAAGTCATTCTCACCTTCAGTGACATTAGCGATCGCAAACGACAGGAAGATACCCTACAACAGCAGGCGCAGCAGCAGCGTACCCTCAACCAACTCATTCAGGATATTCGCGACTCTGCCGAGCTAGAGACCGTCCTACAAACCGCCGTCCAGGACGTGAGCCGTCTGTTGCACAGCGATCGGGCGGTGATTGTTAGATATCATCCCGAGCAGGATCACTGGGTACATTTAGTCGAGCATCTGGAGCACCCCGACCTTAAATCCGTTATCGGCTTAGTCATCCCCGATCGCGGCAACCCCATTGCCGACATCCTGCGTCAGGGACAGATTGCTGAACCGCCTGCGGTGGTCGATCCCCAAGATCAGATTAACCGCAACATTGTTGAGCAGTTTTCCGGTGGCTGGCTCATCTGCCCCATTAAAGTAAACGATCAGATTTGGGGAGCGTTTTCTCTACAGCGGTTAAATAACCGCCACGGCTGGACTCACGACGAGAAGGAACTGGCGCGCACCCTAGCGGAGCAACTGGCAGTGGCCATTGAGCAGTCAGAGCTTTACAGCCATTTGCAAACCATGAATGCGGAGCTATCGCGCTTGGCCACCATTGATGGCCTGACTCAAATTGCCAACCGCCGCTACTTTGACCAATACCTTGAGCAACAGTGGCAGTTAGCGCAGCGGGAGCAAACCGTTATCGCCCTGATTCTAACTGATGTGGATTTCTTTAAGGACTTTAACGACTATTACGGTCACCAAGTGGGGGATGACTGCCTGATTGCGATCGCCCATACCCTGACCCAAGCGGCACGGCGACCCACGGATTTAGTGGCTCGCTACGGTGGCGAAGAGTTTGCCCTGATTTTGCCCAATACCAATCTGCCGGGTAGTATCCGCATTGCCGAGCGGATTCAGCACCTGGTGTATCACCTCCATATTCCCCATGCGGCCTCTGGGGTGGGCGATCGCATCACCCTGAGTCTGGGGGTTGTGGCGCTTCAACCCACGGTAGGCCAACCGGCAACCGAGCTAATTCGTCTCGCCGACGAGCAACTTTACCAAGCGAAAGCTCGCGGTCGCAACATCTACTGCTGCTATCCCGAATACCATTCCTAA
- a CDS encoding CHAT domain-containing protein, translated as MINTSFCKTLCSGTLIGVASLSLLAPSTKAQIVPAANTTGTTVDVINNQFNIGGGTLSGDGKNLFHLFREFGVGSGQTANFLSNPHIRNILAGVNGGNASYINGLLQVSGGNSNLYLLNPAGIVFGLDARLNLPAAFHASTASRVHFAGGIFDLNGSNTYTNLVGNPTGFEFANKGILINEGTLSVNPGQTLSLMAHQVINTGTLTAPGGTVNIVAVPETGLVRVSQEGMLLSLEIPQERLPADRVIQAVELPTLLAGGNGYPAVNSVIQNADGTISLVHDATKLPMTSNTAIVGGTLNVASPSGQGGQITIAGLGSNIGLINAQLNASGATGGGTILVGGDYLGGTTGTHRLDSSFNAQNLFVNASSTLNANALNNGNGGTIINWAESSTRFYGQITARGGTLSGDGGFVEVSGKQYLDFQGLVDTTATNGATGTLLLDPTDIFISDSSDSAISSSSPFQANPDTATLSYLNITTLLNALSSSNVIVTTASSAVGPSGNITVQSPIISGSTNSLTLQADNNIIIQGQISIQGALDLQAQGAIQNNFFLSNPINISAASIQANAPIQTNGTTITLNATGNIILPANGNITTLGSMTMGVGNITITSANGTISLGGTVTAGLGNITLSGNTNLLGATSFSGSAIGVNGNINLAGSTSFDGSGININGNISGNHPLSFNSSGMTILGGTINVGSITTGTTGTTQIRGNLDTTGNQVFNNPVTINDATPSTPLTINGNELIFNSTFNTGSGVVSLTSNQINFNGGAGSVAGSGTFILGKNTGTFSQTDLTPLANGFGAIILSGPSNVSVISNLTVQDPLIIASFGSITTNGNSITGTDNASITILSTTPQTFQTFQSGGLNLANLSQLPIGQGSLNVGSISTAGGNIALIGQGITTGNLLTSALGTGIFLNATGNISTANLTTNAGPVSLSASNGSVTTGNIFTRGGNISIAASNGNITGGSLISAGSGGNVNLSGMNILLSFINAGTGNVSIAAGNSLRLTGAFSFNGIPTSIYGNAIDIFINSDPFFLVGDPSLNGTLGALVTPTSVIAPLENGNPTILSGTVERGNIRFRNLGPDLVTDPCSQLQLNSNECTQATNNLLQPPPPASIPPLQPPSDIAPVLFPQEIALALENNDLANALALLDQMGCQEVSSYFGRTCDADELSLEQIQALLNEIAKQTGKKPAVIYTLSRPDQTDLLAVTPEGDPIYQPVKGVGQAQVLQAVEELMKNVRDPRLVNTGSYLPASQQLYQWLIAPLRPQLEAQGVETLVFVLDAGMRGIPMAVLHDGQGFLVERFSVGLVPSMSLMDARYRNIQQGRILAMGASEFVDQSPLPAVPIELAKISQDLGGGTEFLNEAFTISNLQTQRKGGGYQVVHLATHGEFQPGSPENSYIAFSDRRLNLIQLRNLQLYRPDTELLTLSACRTAAGDLGAELGFAGLAVQSGVKSVLASLWYVSDEGTLALMAQFYNQLNTAPIKAEALRQAQLAMLRGDIRVRGNQLQTPQGQIPLPPEVPGGDRPLSHPYYWSAFTMIGSPW; from the coding sequence ATGATCAATACATCTTTTTGCAAAACCCTATGTTCCGGCACTTTAATTGGTGTCGCCAGCCTCTCCCTACTGGCTCCCAGCACCAAGGCGCAAATTGTCCCTGCTGCCAATACCACCGGTACCACCGTTGATGTCATCAATAACCAATTCAACATTGGGGGTGGCACCCTCTCCGGCGATGGCAAAAACCTCTTTCATCTATTTCGAGAGTTTGGGGTTGGCAGTGGTCAAACCGCCAACTTCCTTTCAAACCCCCACATTCGCAATATCCTCGCGGGGGTCAACGGCGGCAATGCCAGTTACATCAATGGTCTCCTTCAAGTCAGTGGCGGCAACAGTAACCTCTACCTACTGAACCCAGCGGGTATTGTCTTTGGCCTCGATGCCCGCCTCAACCTACCTGCCGCCTTCCATGCCTCCACCGCATCGCGAGTTCACTTTGCTGGCGGCATATTTGACCTTAACGGCAGCAATACCTACACCAACTTAGTAGGCAACCCCACTGGCTTTGAATTTGCCAACAAGGGCATCCTCATCAATGAAGGCACCCTCAGCGTCAACCCCGGTCAAACCCTCAGCCTCATGGCGCATCAGGTGATCAACACAGGCACCCTAACGGCTCCTGGGGGTACCGTAAACATTGTAGCTGTGCCCGAGACCGGGCTAGTGCGCGTTTCCCAAGAAGGAATGCTCCTCAGCTTAGAGATTCCCCAAGAGCGCCTGCCAGCGGATCGCGTCATCCAAGCCGTGGAGTTACCCACCCTACTGGCCGGAGGCAATGGCTACCCCGCCGTGAACAGCGTCATTCAAAATGCCGATGGCACCATTAGCTTGGTTCATGATGCCACCAAATTGCCCATGACAAGCAACACCGCCATTGTGGGCGGTACCCTTAACGTGGCCAGCCCAAGCGGCCAAGGCGGCCAGATCACCATTGCCGGTTTGGGGAGCAATATTGGCCTAATCAATGCCCAACTGAACGCCTCGGGTGCAACTGGCGGCGGCACCATTCTTGTGGGGGGTGACTATTTGGGGGGCACCACGGGCACCCATCGCCTAGATAGCAGCTTTAACGCCCAGAACCTCTTTGTCAATGCCAGCAGTACCCTCAATGCCAATGCCCTCAACAATGGCAACGGCGGCACCATCATCAACTGGGCCGAGAGCAGCACCCGCTTTTACGGTCAGATTACAGCCCGCGGCGGCACCCTTAGTGGCGATGGTGGCTTTGTCGAAGTCTCAGGGAAGCAGTACCTTGACTTTCAGGGTCTTGTTGATACCACGGCAACCAACGGTGCTACCGGAACCCTCCTCCTTGATCCAACCGATATTTTTATCTCTGACAGTTCAGATTCTGCAATCAGTTCTAGCTCCCCCTTCCAAGCGAATCCCGATACCGCAACCTTATCCTACCTCAACATCACTACATTGCTGAATGCCTTAAGTTCATCCAATGTGATTGTTACAACGGCCAGTAGTGCAGTAGGTCCCTCCGGTAATATTACCGTACAGTCACCGATTATTAGCGGCTCAACCAACTCCCTCACGTTGCAAGCAGACAACAACATTATCATTCAGGGTCAAATTTCAATTCAGGGTGCCCTTGATTTGCAAGCGCAAGGTGCCATTCAAAATAACTTCTTTTTAAGTAACCCGATTAATATCAGTGCTGCTAGCATTCAGGCCAATGCTCCCATCCAAACCAACGGCACAACTATCACCTTAAATGCCACAGGTAACATTATTTTGCCTGCCAACGGCAACATTACCACCCTAGGCAGTATGACGATGGGGGTCGGTAATATTACCATTACATCAGCAAATGGTACCATTTCCCTTGGTGGCACAGTAACAGCCGGTTTGGGGAATATTACCCTGAGTGGTAATACGAATTTACTAGGAGCCACCTCCTTCTCCGGCTCGGCCATCGGTGTAAACGGTAATATTAATTTAGCAGGGTCAACTTCTTTTGATGGCTCTGGTATTAATATTAACGGCAATATTAGTGGTAATCATCCTTTAAGTTTTAATTCATCAGGGATGACCATTTTAGGTGGCACTATCAATGTTGGCAGCATCACCACCGGCACAACCGGAACAACCCAAATTCGCGGCAACCTAGATACCACCGGTAACCAAGTATTTAATAACCCGGTCACGATTAATGACGCTACCCCAAGCACACCCCTTACAATTAATGGTAATGAACTCATCTTTAATTCCACGTTCAATACTGGCAGCGGTGTTGTCTCGCTAACTAGTAATCAAATTAATTTCAACGGTGGGGCGGGTAGTGTCGCCGGATCAGGTACTTTTATTCTTGGTAAGAATACAGGCACCTTTAGCCAAACAGACCTTACACCCCTAGCCAATGGCTTTGGCGCAATTATCCTCAGTGGCCCCTCTAACGTTTCAGTCATCAGTAATCTGACCGTCCAAGACCCCTTAATTATTGCTAGCTTTGGCTCCATCACAACCAACGGTAACTCGATCACAGGAACAGATAACGCTAGCATTACCATTCTCTCGACAACGCCGCAAACATTTCAGACCTTCCAGTCAGGTGGTCTTAACCTAGCTAACCTCAGCCAGTTACCCATTGGTCAGGGGAGCCTCAATGTTGGTTCTATTTCAACCGCGGGTGGCAATATCGCCCTTATTGGCCAAGGGATCACCACAGGCAATCTACTGACGAGTGCCCTCGGTACCGGAATATTCCTGAACGCAACGGGGAACATTAGCACCGCCAACCTCACCACCAATGCGGGGCCTGTTAGTTTGTCTGCCAGTAACGGTAGTGTAACCACGGGCAACATTTTTACTCGCGGTGGCAATATCTCGATTGCGGCTAGTAATGGCAATATCACGGGTGGGTCTTTGATTAGTGCTGGCAGTGGCGGTAACGTTAACCTCTCAGGGATGAATATCCTCTTGAGTTTTATTAATGCGGGCACCGGAAATGTTAGTATTGCGGCTGGCAACTCGTTGCGACTGACGGGGGCGTTTAGTTTTAATGGCATCCCCACCAGTATTTACGGTAATGCCATCGATATTTTCATTAATAGCGATCCATTTTTCTTGGTTGGCGATCCATCCCTCAATGGCACCCTTGGGGCACTGGTGACCCCAACCTCGGTGATTGCTCCTTTAGAGAATGGCAATCCCACCATTCTTTCGGGCACGGTTGAGCGCGGCAACATTCGCTTCCGTAACCTAGGGCCTGATCTGGTCACCGATCCGTGCTCGCAATTGCAACTGAATAGTAATGAGTGTACTCAGGCCACCAATAACTTGCTGCAACCTCCCCCTCCGGCAAGTATTCCGCCGTTGCAGCCCCCGAGTGATATTGCGCCAGTGCTTTTCCCGCAGGAGATTGCCCTTGCCCTCGAAAATAATGATTTAGCAAATGCCCTCGCGTTACTAGATCAGATGGGCTGCCAAGAGGTGAGCAGTTACTTTGGCCGCACCTGTGATGCGGATGAACTCTCCCTAGAGCAAATTCAGGCCCTTCTTAACGAAATTGCTAAGCAAACGGGCAAAAAGCCAGCGGTCATTTACACCCTCAGCCGTCCCGACCAAACGGATCTATTGGCGGTGACACCGGAGGGAGACCCCATCTATCAGCCGGTGAAGGGGGTAGGACAAGCCCAAGTGCTGCAGGCGGTTGAGGAACTAATGAAGAATGTGCGGGATCCGCGGCTGGTGAATACCGGCAGTTACCTGCCTGCCTCGCAGCAGCTTTATCAATGGCTGATTGCACCACTGCGACCCCAACTGGAGGCGCAAGGGGTAGAAACGTTGGTCTTTGTGCTGGATGCCGGGATGCGCGGCATTCCTATGGCGGTACTGCACGATGGTCAAGGCTTTTTGGTGGAGCGCTTTAGTGTTGGGCTGGTGCCCAGCATGAGCTTAATGGATGCCCGCTATCGCAATATTCAACAGGGGCGGATTTTGGCCATGGGCGCTTCGGAGTTTGTGGATCAGTCGCCCTTACCGGCGGTACCGATTGAGTTGGCAAAAATTAGCCAAGATTTGGGCGGCGGGACGGAGTTTTTGAATGAGGCGTTTACCATTTCTAATTTGCAAACGCAACGCAAAGGGGGTGGGTATCAGGTGGTTCACTTGGCAACCCACGGTGAGTTCCAGCCCGGCTCGCCCGAAAACTCCTATATTGCCTTTAGCGATCGCCGGTTGAACCTGATACAGTTGCGCAATTTACAGCTCTATCGTCCAGATACGGAACTGCTGACGTTGAGTGCGTGTCGTACTGCCGCTGGCGATTTGGGGGCGGAGTTAGGCTTTGCCGGTTTGGCGGTGCAGTCGGGGGTGAAGTCGGTTCTGGCCAGTTTGTGGTACGTGAGTGATGAGGGCACGCTGGCATTGATGGCTCAATTTTATAACCAACTTAATACGGCACCGATTAAGGCGGAAGCGCTACGGCAGGCGCAGTTGGCAATGCTCCGGGGAGATATTCGGGTCAGGGGGAATCAACTGCAAACGCCCCAAGGACAAATTCCGCTGCCGCCGGAGGTGCCCGGAGGCGATCGCCCCCTCAGCCATCCTTACTACTGGTCGGCCTTTACGATGATTGGCAGTCCATGGTAG